A portion of the Malania oleifera isolate guangnan ecotype guangnan chromosome 3, ASM2987363v1, whole genome shotgun sequence genome contains these proteins:
- the LOC131150631 gene encoding anthocyanidin 3-O-glucosyltransferase 2-like has translation MKKVELIFIPFPVMGHIISAVEIANLLSSRYNHRLSITILLMDLPFDSMATAYTRSLSSDVEGSVKFVNLPPPQQTPPELSSLKSPHTFLQTTVDAQIPNVRAAIVELTQSLDSGPLAGLVLDMNCSATMIDLAHEMHVPSYVFFTSGAAFLGLLFHLQSLHDDHCADVTEFLDSNAELVVPCFANPVPSRVLPHAILNKEGWYAMTLNFARSLRKSKGILVNTCAELESYAINSLNSSTIKIPPIYPVGPLLNRTNDDQKESSIISWLDDQPPSSVVFLCFGSMGSFSVDQVREIARGLEHSGQRFIWSLRRSQPSTNGITYPTSCANLEELLPEGFLERTVGIGKIIGWAPQVAVLAHKAVGGFMSHCGWNSILESVWWGVPVATWPMYAEQHLNAFEMLKELGLGVEIIMDYKRDGHEGDLVSAKQIEMGIRGVMEGDGEMRKKVKDMSEKAQEAIMEGGSSHTSLGHFVEQVMCNMDTKSN, from the coding sequence ATGaagaaagtagagttaattttcATACCGTTTCCGGTGATGGGCCATATCATATCGGCAGTGGAAATTGCGAATCTCCTCAGCAGCAGATACAACCACCGGTTATCAATCACCATCCTCCTCATGGACCTCCCTTTCGACTCCATGGCCACCGCCTACACCCGATCACTCTCTAGCGATGTCGAAGGCAGCGTCAAATTTGTAAACCTCCCTCCGCCACAGCAAACACCCCCAGAACTCTCTTCCCTCAAATCCCCCCACACCTTCCTCCAAACCACCGTCGATGCCCAGATACCCAATGTTCGAGCTGCCATCGTCGAACTCACTCAATCTCTCGACTCCGGCCCACTCGCTGGTCTCGTCCTCGACATGAACTGCTCCGCTACGATGATCGACCTTGCCCACGAGATGCACGTGCCTTCCTACGTGTTCTTCACGTCTGGCGCTGCCTTTCTTGGACTCTTGTTCCATCTGCAGTCCCTTCATGATGACCACTGCGCAGACGTCACGGAGTTCCTCGACTCGAATGCTGAGTTGGTTGTCCCCTGTTTTGCCAACCCAGTTCCCAGCAGGGTGTTGCCCCACGCGATTCTCAACAAGGAAGGCTGGTATGCCATGACGCTCAACTTCGCCAGAAGTTTGAGAAAGTCTAAGGGTATTTTAGTCAACACATGTGCAGAGCTAGAATCATATGCCATCAATTCTCTTAATAGTAGCACGATAAAAATCCCACCTATCTACCCGGTGGGACCCCTACTTAATCGAACAAATGACGATCAAAAGGAGTCTAGCATCATCTCTTGGCTTGATGATCAGCCTCCATCATCAGTGGTATTCTTGTGCTTCGGAAGCATGGGGAGCTTTAGTGTGGACCAAGTGAGAGAGATTGCGCGTGGGCTTGAGCATAGTGGGCAACGGTTCATATGGTCCCTACGCCGATCCCAACCATCAACAAATGGGATTACGTATCCCACAAGTTGTGCTAACCTTGAGGAATTACTACCTGAAGGCTTCTTAGAACGGACGGTTGGGATTGGGAAGATCATAGGGTGGGCACCGCAAGTGGCAGTGCTAGCCCATAAAGCAGTCGGAGGTTTCATGTCACATTGTGGGTGGAACTCTATACTAGAGAGTGTGTGGTGGGGGGTGCCAGTGGCAACATGGCCTATGTATGCGGAGCAGCACCTAAATGCATTCGAGATGCTTAAGGAACTGGGACTAGGGGTGGAGATCATAATGGATTACAAGAGAGATGGGCACGAAGGGGATTTGGTGAGTGCTAAGCAAATAGAGATGGGTATAAGAGGCGTGATGGAGGGAGATGGTGAGATGAGGAAAAAGGTGAAGGACATGAGTGAGAAGGCTCAGGAGGCTATCATGGAGGGTGGATCTTCACACACTTCTTTGGGACATTTTGTTGAACAAGTGATGTGTAACATGGACACTAAAAGCAACTAA